Within the Misgurnus anguillicaudatus unplaced genomic scaffold, ASM2758022v2 HiC_scaffold_32, whole genome shotgun sequence genome, the region acCTTTAgattacaaaaacattaaaattcatAACCTGTAATAAACTCACAAATCTGCAGCTGAATAATCTTCATGTTGATGTTTGGTTCAAACAGATTGAATATGAAAACCGTTTCTTTCACACATTTAAGATGAACTGCTGCAGACGTCTGAAAGACACAAAGACTGTCCGTGTAATGTCAAGGAAGTCAGTTTTTTCCAGTTTTTTGTAGCACCACATACATAGTGTAACATGTAACATATACGACAAACAGATAACAGAGACAAGACAATTGACAGTTGCTACAAGAACAGTTGAGTATAATGATCTTGAGTAAGCTCTATACATTAATCTGAGGTTCACATTCGTTAGTTTGAAAAGGGTTGGggggaaaaaaaaaaaaaaaaaaagaacaaaacaacaaaaaaaatatgttatgcATGAGCATGAATAGTGTGTTCCTATGAAAGACAATAAATAAACTTACATAACAGAAGATGGAAAGGGAGATATGTGAATGGTAATGTAAATGGTAATGTACGCGGCTTGTagttatgtttttgtgttaagAAATGTTAATAATGGGGACCAGATGTCTTCAAAAGCAGATATCTGCTTCCTTCTGTATGCATTATGTTTTTCGATTGAAATGTGTTCTGAAATTAAATTTATCCAATGATTGATGTTGCAAGATTTCTTGGATTTCCAGTTTTGAAGAATTACTTTCTTAGCGACAGCTAGAGAGATGAGCAATGGATTCCTGTATTTTTGTGAGATTTTGATTTCAGAGAGGTCGCCTATGAGACAGAGTTTTGGAGATAGTAGGATTCTGTGACTCAGGACAGTGGATAGTGTCTCAGTGACTGTAACCCAAAATGAATGAACTGGTTGGCATTGCCATATGGCGTGCAAATAGTCATCTATGCTGCCTGAAGTGCATTGTGAACAAATGTTGGTGTTGTGTAGGCCCATTTTGAACATTTTACTTTGGGTGATGTGAGTTCTGTGAATGACTTTATATTGTATAAGCTGCAGGTTTGTGTTATCGGTCAtgaaaaatgcactgtaaaaaataaaaagttgacttaacttacattttcaaggcaacttgctgcacagcttttttgagtttactcaacttTTGGATGATGTAGTTCACCTAACTCAATTTACTGAGCAATGACAACTTACACcaaaagttgaaccaacttaaacTGATTAAGCAAATTTCTAAGTTTACTCAACTAGTGACTTAAGTCCTCTCAACTATTACAACTGTATTCCAGCATCTATCCATAAAGTTAATACACATACAAGTTGGGAAAAGGACACTTCTTGTGTTcctgtgtagctcagtggtagaacaTTGTGtttgcagcgcaaaaggtcatgggttcaaacccagggaacacaagtACTGATAAAATGTCTAGCTTTTAATGCagtgtaagtcgctttggataaaagcatctgcatgttttggactgtgggagtAAACCCACAATGTCACAGAGAGAACATGCATGCTCCACAAAGAAAGATTTCTtaacaaagtctttgtctgacttagTCCTTTTTTGAAACAGAGACCTttttttgctgtgaggcaacaatgATGCGTGCTAACTCATTGTCACACCCCGAGGGCGGACCCAACTATGCTAAGGGTCACACCCCtctcaactcttccacctcgaggagtttcccaagaccaccccaatgaccagacagacgagtatactataattaaaacaaactttattaaatatttaaaagggaaagggggaagggaaaaagggcaatttaaaactaatgtgtCTCTTCttcgcctccagggccacttgggggAAAGACTGGGGACAGGGGCTCCTTTGGGGGCTCTGGCCCAAcaatccgtggcgcgctccgcttctcctggaggcagaatcaaataACAGTCAGACAAGGGTAAGGTACTTCGTTACTGGTCGCTGTTCGTTCAACACGGGACCTTCGTTGGAACGGTAAGTGATGGCTATAGCCACAGGTCAAGTTCActccacaggttacgttactcacagtacTGGAGGATcttcgttcccacacagagcttcaccggcacaggtaggtaattgctacaAGTACAGAACAGtttcacttcacaggttatgttactcacagcactaGAGGTCTTCGTTCACACCAAGCGTCACttgcacaggtaggtaattgctataagcacaaaacagtttcacttcacaggttatgttactcacagcactggggatcttcgttcatacagagcttcacttgtacaggtaggtaattgctacaAGTACAGAACAGtttcacttcacaggttatgttactcacagcactaGAGGTCTTCGTTCACACCAAGCGTCACttgcacaggtaggtaattgctataagcacaaaacagtttcacttcacaggttatgttactcacagcactggagATCTTCGCTCACACggagcttcacttgtacaggtaggtaactgctataagcacagaacaggtttacttcacaggttacgttactcacagcactggggatcttcatgcacacaaagcttcacttgtacaggtaggtgattgctataagcacagaacaggtttacttcacaggttacgttactcacaacactgggaatcttcactcacacagagcttcacttgtacaggtaggtaattgctataagcacagaacaggtttacttcacaggttacgttactcacagcactggggatcttcatgcacacagagcttTACTTGCAAACAGTGGATTTTCGCTACAGTGTTGGTGCACCGTATTCCTTCGCCCATCCACTCCGGCTGTCCGGGCGTCGTAGGGACTAGTGGGTCCGATGacacggagccgaacgcttcccaaacTCCCCCTCCTTCTTCCACGACCGGGGTCACGAGTTGGGGCGAACTTTCGTCGGGGCTCCGCTCACCACGAGCTTCTGTTGGAGAGGTCAGTACACACACCGCTACAACCCACAGTCCGCACGGTACACTCTTGATAATACTCACTGGGTTTCACCACTGTCTGCTCTATGGACAAACAAAGCTCTCGTTGACACACCCCGGGCACAGGGCTCAATTTCCTCGCTCTCCTTAGGACCCAGGCCACAACGGATGTCGTCGTCTCGCGACTCGTCTGAGGCTAGGCAGTTtgaacgctacaagcacagcatacacacagcaagtaaagcgtaaacaccatcaatcagtgaaactcacccacagcactcttatacaacTTCACGTGGTTATTTAGATCGCCCTTGCCACCTGGCTACGACGACCTCAAGAGGATGGTTGGGCGTTAGCTGGACCGCCAAGTGAGAGTGAGAGGTGTGTTATTCACAGGCCCGGCGTGTTGATTATCACTCCTCTGGCTCACCTGCGTTTCCTGTTTCCCACAGGGCCACGGTTCTACTGGTGAACGATGCTTCCTACCAAGTGCTTCGTCCGTGCTTCTGGTCAACccgcggctcgcccacgctttcctctccagtggggccagggacctcaaaaacacaaaggaaCACACCAAACGTCTCTTCGTACAAATATTTCACAGATAAGtaccacagctgttactcacacTTAGTTGTCAACAACTGCTATTAGCTCCGCTCTTGATGGCTCTGTGTCCACTATTTCTCTAATGAAAACCCCTCAGAATTCCTTCGTCAGCTGTCTGTCTCTTcctctcttccccaggagagcgatccAACCAGCGTagtccgtctgcaaagcagcaacacagcgtatACAAAGTATACCACAAGCACACCGTTTGATGTCTTCAAAGGTGTTTTTATACACTGACTCTTCTCCTTGTCAGCCTATTAGCAACCGCTGTGTTAATTTGCCCCACCTGAGCGTGATCAGGCTTAATTTTAGtttcggggaaaccccggaaattccGGTGTTCTGAGTGAagcgtccgggcggaaccatcaccgggcggaacccgtcttccacacttttggttccgccctcacaaACTGTCacctgtgacatcctcccccgccgaaATGGTTCTAGTCCCTAGAACCACTTCCGGTGACCCACTCTCCGTACCGGATGGGTGGCCGTCCCCGATTTTCCCGCTGGGGGCGCTGTGGTAGGGGCTCTGGGGCTTCCTCGGCAGGTAGGTCGTCCGGCTCTCCTGGAGCCTCTGGGGCTACTTCGGCAGGTAAGTTGTCCGGCTCTCCTGGAGCCTCTGGGGCTACATCGTTCGCTGGACCCACCACGACAGGTAAGTTCTCGGGCTCCCTTGGGGCCACTCGGGCCGGCCCCTCCACCGGGCCTCTTGGAAAGATAACCCACCCTTCATACCAGGGGGCAGCAGTCTCTGGCTCCTTAGGAGCCACCTCTGTGACTAGCAGGGGATAGTTTGGACAGGGGCGGATCATGTTCCGATGGACCACCCGATCTGGACCGGGCTTCCCTTCTGGCCGGATCGTATATACCGGCTGTCCCGGTCTCTGCTGCAGTTGCACAATATACGGCCTCGCCTCCCACCGATCACTCAACTTGCCTCCAGCTAGCCGCCGATTATCCCGGACTAGTACCCTCTCCCCAGGAAGCAAGGGGGCGTCCCGTGCCGTTCTGTCGTATAACCTCTTGTTCCTATCCCCCGCCGCCTGGATCTTCTTATTGACCTGTTCGTATGCGAAGTGGAGACGATGGTGGTGTCGTCCTACCCACTCGGTCACGTTCCCCTCTTGCTCTCCTCCCGGTGTTCCCAATAGGAGATCTGTGGGCAGGCGAATGTGTCTACCGAACATTAAATACGCgggggcataccccgtcgtgCTGTGGATGCTATTATTGTAGGCTTGTAATAGGTTCGGTAAGGCACTCACCCAATCGTCCTGGCGCCTTTGATCCAGCGTTCCCAACAGGTTCAACAACGTCTGGTTAAACCGCTCACATCCCCCATTCCCTTGGGGATGGTACGAGGTCGTGTGGGTCTTCACACACCCATATAGCTGGCACAGTTCCCGTATTATACGGGACTCAAAATTTGGGCCCTGGTCTGAGTGCAGAAACTCAGGGCACCCAAATGGCTGGAAGACCGCCCTCCACAGTGCTGTGGCCGTAGTGCTTGCGGTCTGGTCGAGGGTGGGGATGGCCCAGGCGTACTTGGTGAACAAATCCGTCACGACCAAGATGTTCTGGTATCTGTCCTTCGGACGACTCAGGGTCAGATAATCCATGGCTACGATATGGAGAGGGGCCTTTGCGTGGATGGGTACCATCGGTGCTCGTGTTTCCTGTCGAGATTTAAACAGAGTACATCGGGGACATGCTTTAATGAACGTACTCACCGAATCCTCCATCCCTGGCCAATAAAAGTGTCGGCGTAGTAACGACGTGGTACGCTCCTGCCCTTGATGCCCCATCTGGTCGTGGTAGGCCTCCAGGAGTGTCCGGACTAGACTGGTCGGCACCACGATCTGACTGACCTCTTCATCAGTCCCCGGATCCCGGATAGTCCTGCACAACACACCTTCTCTCAACGTCAATCTCTCCCACTGTCCCAGTATTTTACGACCCACCTCTGTCTGGGCTTGTCTTTCGGCGGGGGTCGGTCGCAGAGCCTGCTGAAGCCATTCGCCCAGATTCCGCAGCTCCTGATCCTCCTGCTGCCTAGCCTTCCAACGCTGGGGGTCCCATCCCCAGCTCACGGGCGCTGCCTCCTGTTGGCTCCCAGGCGCCTCCACTACTCCAATCATCAGTCCTTCCTCTTCATGTCTTTCCTTGAGTGGGGCCGGGCTCTTCGGGTCTTCCCTTGCTGGCAACCGGGAAAGGGCATCTGCGTTGGTGTGCTCCCGCCCCGGACGGTACTGCAGCTGGTAGTCATAATTGGCGAGCTGGGCCACCCATCGCTGCTCCACTGCTCCCAACCGGGCCGTCTGCAAATGTACCAGAGGGTTATTGTCAGTGATCACGGTTACCTTGGCTCCCCAGAGATAATCCTTAAATTTCTCGCTCAGGGCCCACTTCAACGCCAGCAGTTCGAGCTTGAAAGAACTGTAGTTCGCGTCGTTTCTTTCAGCAGGATGGAGGCTCCGGCTGGCATAGGCGATCACCCGTTCCACTCCATCTTGTTTCTGTGCAAGCACCGCTCCCAGGCCCAGGTTGCTGGCATCTGTATAGAGTAGGAAAGGTTGGGAGAAGTCAGCATACGCTAGAATCGGGGCTTGTAAAAGTTCTTGTTTCAAGACCCTAAAGGCTGTCTCACACTCTGGGGTCCACTCCACCGTGGGGGATCCCCGTCCCCGTGGTCGCCCTGTCCCGACCAGCAGCTGGTTCAAGGGTCTGGCGATCTTAGAGAACCCCTTTATGAATCGTCGGTAGTAACCCACAAAGCCTAGAAAGGATCTCACTTGCCTTACAGTCCTGGGGGCCTCCCAGTCCCGAACTGCCGATACCTTCCCGGGATCAATGGCCACGCCAGCTGCACTCACCACGTGTCCCAAGAACTGCACCTTACGGCGCAGCAGGTGGCACTTCTCCGGTTGTAACTTCAGCCCGTACCTCTCCATCTCTCGGAACACCTTTTCCAGGTGTTGCAGGTGAGTCTCGAagtctggggaatacacaatcacatcatcaAGGTATACCAGCACGGATTCCATTAACTGACCTCCCAAGCATCGTTGCATCAGTCTCTGGAAGGTGGCGGGAGCGTTGCAAAGACCGAAGGGCATCCGGTCCCACTCAAAAAGACCAAAGGGCGTGGTAAAAGCGGTCTTTTCTCGATCTCGTTCCTCCACCGGTACCTGCCAGTACCCGCTGGCCAAATCTAAGGTGGAATACCATGCAGACTTGGTCAGACTTGTCAGCGAGTCCTCAATACGAGGCAGGGGAAACGCATCTTTCTTGGTCAGGTTGTTCAGCTTCCTAtagtccacacagaacctccaggcCCCTGTCTTCTTCTGGACAAGCACTATAGGTGCCGCCCATGGGCTGCTACTCTCCCGCACAATCCCCTGTTCCAGCATACCTTGTAAAAGGGTCCTCACTTCGGTGTATAAGGTGGGGGGTATTGGTCGATACCGCTCCCGACTCGGTGCTGCTtctagacccgtttgccactgaacctgcattaacgacgacagtggggttacaggccttagtcaaacgggtcgacaggtttcattttctctttctcttaaaaatcagaaggtgacccttagttaccatatataccgtcgcagtgggcccccaatttgcaaaatcctcaactgtggataatataattatgccgcaatagttagtctgtctgaaactaagctgattaaaccacatcactgtgtgacacttgcattacatgtgaacggcccctacgctaatatgattttgtttttctctccctgtcctgtcctcgaccctgaggacaatgggacaaacagacccagttccggtagatgtgaaagtcgactcacctctgatctactggtcgtccatcactgtgatgcccagctgatgcctgaccaacgaccaccggcagaacccgcttaaaccccgcttaatccccgcttaatctctttatccgtttatatgtgtttatatacatatatatctcccaagggtttttccctcctaggactttttattttttttcctcggctcaacaacccggggtttttgtttttttttctcctagggggttttttaccccggggaggtagcctgcttgggcttaatttagcatcttctcctagacgttacattagtaatacgctcgttcataatgtcgagtcatagcctcagcaaatttgacagcttatgctattgtgtattatgttgtgctatctgtcatttttctgtgcttttactgcttctattaatgtaaagctgctttgaaacaattgagtattgtgaaaagcgctatataaataaaattgaattgaattgaattgaaattctcCCGTAGGGATACTGTGTCGTATTACCGTCGTACAACCATAGTTTTCATCATGGTTGGAAAACACGTGTTGCCATCTCTCTAGTAGCTTCTGCAGCTCCTCTACTTGTTCCTGCTCCAGGTCCTCTCCTCGTAAGGAGTCCCCTGTCAAATGGGCCGGTACCTTGTTCTCCCTCGTCCTAGACGCTCCTCCTGCTTGCGTTAGTGCTACCTCAACTACTGCGGGGTGCACCCGCCGGAAACTCACATCTTCCTTATCCCGCACCTGATGGCCCCCGACCGACGTCACCGTCACCAGCCGCTGGTGCTTGTGTAAGTGTACTGGGTAGGGGTTTTCATTACAGACCTTTAACGGCACTCGGCCCCGTCGCACTACCGTCAGTCCTCGGGCCACTCTCACCTGTGTGCAGTCTTCGTGAGGTTCGACCAACACCCAGCTCTCGGGGCCTTGACGCTGTGGGGGCATCCTGGCCCACACTATGGCTTCACTTTCTGCTGGCACTGATAATGCAAATCGACATGCTACTCGACCAACTTCTTCTCGGCCATCTCGGCTCTTAGCCAGCTGCACTCGCCTGCAGTTGCCCACGACGGCTTGTTCCCAGCCTGGCCGTTCGGCCCTCGGTATTGTCTGAACGGGCCTAGCCCGAAATAGCTCCTCCCAGCACTCCGAGAGGACATTCATACCTAGGAGGGCTCGATGACGGCCGAGGCAGTGGTCCTGTACGATGATGACCCCCTTCTGCGGGACTCGTACTCCATACAATTCAAAGTCCGTAAGTCGATAGCCGATGTAGGGGATCTCCAAGCCGTTCGCCCCCTTCAAGGTCAGCCAGGGCGTCTCAGCCTTGTGTGCGGGGTAGGCTCCAAATAATTCATGGGACAGGCTTTCTGAAAATAAGGTGACCTGGGAACCAGTGTCGACGAGACAGCGCACCACGGTGCCACATACCTGGGCCTCCACTGTTGGGCTAAGCCCGATCATCCCGTCCCTGGGTTCCATTCTTCTATGGGGGTCACTTTGGGGGGCGCCGACCAcatgacccactgtggccggtcgtcttAAAAACCCCCCTCGGAGGCTCTTCGTGGTCCGCACTGCCTACTCACATGCCCTGCGGTCCCGCACCGATTGCAAATGGGCCTCCCTTGCTCGTCCCACTCGAACCTAGGCCGACTGGCCTGCCAGGGTCGCCTCGTCCCATCCCGGCCTCGATCGGAGTACGTCCGTTCTCGGGGGGCGGGCCCTTCTTCTTTCCTTCCCGGCCCTAGGCGCAGCTCCCCTACCAGGGCCTTCGTTAGTTCAGCCATCTGGTCTCGCACGTCCTTTAAGAGTTCCATCTTCAATGCTTGTTTCCAGTCGGTTACCTCCGAGGTTGCCGCCGGACCACTCACTGCTGCACACACGGGGGCCTCCTTCACTTCCGCTTGGTCGCCTTCCAAGGCCATGGCCTCCTTTTTCAGGTCATCGAACGTGAGCTCAGGATCTCGTCTAAACTGTACTCGGAGGTTTTGACGTAGGGGGCCCTCCCGTAGCCCTAGCAGGAACTGGTCCCTTAACAGGGTCTCCTCGTCTCCTAACCCATGGTCTCGTCGTCGCTGTAGGCGGGTATACTGCTCGCGCAGCTTCAGGGCGAAGGCTCGAATAGACTGGTGGGGGCCCTGTTTGCAATTAAAGAACTGCGCCCTCAGGACGGCCACAGGGGTGGTATCACCATACTGCTCGGTGAGGAAGTGGAATATGGTCTGGGCAGTGGCTGGAATGGCTTCAGGGGCGGCTTGTACTTCTCGCCGGGCTTCTCCTCCTAGTGAGTTTAATACAAATTGCTGTTGTTGACTGGCACTCAGCCCCTGAAGGCCGGCCAAATACTCGATCTGGGCCCTCCACTCAGTTAAACGAACCTCGGACTCGACCCCATTATACTTCTGCACCCAGGGGTTTCCCAGGAACACGGGCATGGCACGGGGTGGTGTTTCCGGCCTTTCAGGCACAACACGGGGTGGGGTTTCCGGCCTTTCAGGCACAACACGGGGCGGGGCTTCGGGCAACTCGTCGTCGGCCATTGGAGGGCCTTGGtcgctcaactcgaggtggaaccctgccgactacgccaaatctgTCACACCCCGAGGGCGGACCCAACTATGCTAAGGGTCACACCCCtctcaactcttccacctcgaggagtttcccaagaccaccccaatgaccggacagacgagtatactataattaaaacaaactttattaaatatttaaaagggaaagggggaagggaaaaagggcaatttaaaactaatgtgtCTCTTCttcgcctccagggccacttgggggAAAGACTGGGGACAGGGGCTCCTTTGGGGGCTCTGGCCCAACAATCCGTGGCGtgctccgcttctcctggaggcagaatcaaataACAGTCAGACAAGGGTAAGGTACTTCGTTACTGGTCGCTGTTCGTTCAACACGGGACCTTCGTTGGAACGGTAAGTGATGGCTATAGCCACAGGTCAAGTTCActccacaggttacgttactcacagtacTGGAGGATcttcgttcccacacagagcttcaccggcacaggtaggtaattgctacaAGTACAGAACAGtttcacttcacaggttatgttactcacagcactaGAGGTCTTCGTTCACACCAAGCGTCACttgcacaggtaggtaattgctataagcacaaaacagtttcacttcacaggttatgttactcacagcactggagATCTTCgctcacacagagcttcacttgcacaggtaggtaactgctataagcacagaacaggtttacttcacaggttacgttactcacagcactggggatcttcatgcacacagagcttcacttgtacaggtaggtaattgctataagcacagaacaggtttacttcacaggttacgttactcacagcactggggatcttcactcacacagagcttcacttgtacaggcaggtaattgctataagcacagaacaggtttacttcacaggttacgttactcacagcaccggggatcttcatgcacacagagcttcacttgtacaggtaggtaattgctataagcacagaacaggtttacttcacaggttacgttactcacagcactggggatcttcatgcacacagagcttTACTTGCAAACAGTGGATTTTCGCTACAGTGTTGGTGCACCGTATTCCTTCGCCCATCCACTCCGGCTGTCCGGGCGTCGTAGGGACTAGTGGGTCCGATGaca harbors:
- the LOC141363075 gene encoding uncharacterized protein, which translates into the protein MADDELPEAPPRVVPERPETPPRVVPERPETPPRAMPVFLGNPWVQKYNGVESEVRLTEWRAQIEYLAGLQGLSASQQQQFVLNSLGGEARREVQAAPEAIPATAQTIFHFLTEQYGDTTPVAVLRAQFFNCKQGPHQSIRAFALKLREQYTRLQRRRDHGLGDEETLLRDQFLLGLREGPLRQNLRVQFRRDPELTFDDLKKEAMALEGDQAEVKEAPVCAAVSGPAATSEVTDWKQALKMELLKDVRDQMAELTKALVGELRLGPGRKEEGPAPRERTYSDRGRDGTRRPWQASRPRFEWDEQGRPICNRCGTAGHVSRQCGPRRASEGGF